One window from the genome of Sesamum indicum cultivar Zhongzhi No. 13 linkage group LG15, S_indicum_v1.0, whole genome shotgun sequence encodes:
- the LOC105177095 gene encoding cyclin-dependent protein kinase inhibitor SMR6, whose translation MGFSKKHQVEVSKESEGKKWVIAGIAVRAPLKPISTRATREECSENEDECSTTPTARESKIPEKLSCPPAPRKRRPTSTCHFNGVREFFNPPDLESVFICHAERAN comes from the coding sequence atGGGTTTTTCCAAGAAGCATCAAGTGGAAGTGAGCAAAGAATCAGAAGGCAAAAAATGGGTGATAGCCGGAATTGCAGTGAGGGCTCCTCTAAAACCAATATCCACGAGGGCTACTAGAGAGGAGTGCTCTGAAAATGAAGATGAGTGCTCCACAACCCCGACGGCGCGTGAATCAAAGATACCGGAAAAGTTGTCCTGCCCGCCGGCTCCAAGGAAGCGCCGCCCCACTTCAACATGCCATTTTAATGGAGTGAGGGAGTTCTTTAATCCTCCGGACTTGGAGTCAGTATTTATATGCCATGCTGAAAGAGCCAACTGA
- the LOC105177334 gene encoding F-box/LRR-repeat protein 3 → MEDAVFDVEMNLESLSLCGILAGDHGLSFLWRNCKNVKKLQLTSCESIGDYSSFSRFLKCLSGLQELELTTCRSIIDVVLLNLAETCVSLDSLLIYDGGSREGLLQFINQSRCSLRRLDLRLPLDLDNSHLIALSENLNFRGLVSLRLQSCCLVSGEGLKAFGRAVADSLEELALINCDVVQREPGLLTTLGQSLKKLRKLDLSYNDMLLDKELASMLVSCNCLVELKLRGCGRLTNATLGSMIRSRNQLQYIDIKHCCGIEVDGVEFFVLNAPRLRRVEVEQSKLCEVARRWAWNKFIEVVY, encoded by the coding sequence ATGGAAGATGCTGTCTTTGATGTGGAGATGAATTTGGAGAGTCTGTCTTTGTGTGGAATCCTGGCAGGGGATCACGGGCTTAGCTTTCTCTGGAGAAACTGTAAGAATGTTAAGAAACTGCAGCTGACGAGCTGCGAGAGTATTGGAGATTACTCCTCGTTTTCGAGGTTTCTCAAGTGCTTAAGTGGTCTTCAAGAACTGGAATTAACAACTTGTCGGAGCATAATCGATGtggttttgttgaatttggcTGAAACTTGTGTTTCTCTCGATTCTTTGTTGATTTATGATGGTGGTAGCAGAGAGGGTTTGCTTCAATTCATTAACCAGAGCAGGTGTAGTCTGAGAAGGCTTGATTTGAGGTTGCCCCTTGATCTTGATAACTCCCATTTGATCGCCTTGTCCGAGAATTTGAACTTCAGGGGCTTGGTAAGTTTAAGGCTGCAAAGTTGCTGTCTTGTTAGTGGTGAGGGGTTAAAGGCTTTTGGGAGGGCAGTAGCTGATAGCCTTGAGGAGCTTGCCTTAATTAACTGTGATGTAGTCCAGAGAGAACCTGGTTTATTAACAACGTTAGGACAGAGCTTGAAGAAGCTGAGAAAATTGGACTTGTCTTATAATGATATGCTGCTTGATAAAGAGCTTGCGTCGATGCTCGTCTCATGTAATTGCTTGGTTGAACTGAAACTGAGGGGTTGCGGTAGGTTAACTAACGCAACTTTAGGTTCGATGATCAGAAGCCGTAATCAGTTgcaatatattgatataaagCATTGCTGTGGGATTGAGGTGGACGGAGTTGAATTTTTCGTTTTGAATGCTCCGCGATTGAGACGAGTGGAGGTGGAGCAGAGCAAACTGTGTGAAGTTGCTAGAAGATGGGCATGGAATAAGTTTATAGAGGTTGTATACTGA